From Chryseobacterium sp. IHB B 17019, one genomic window encodes:
- a CDS encoding pirin family protein, with product MKRRQFIKGSAIVGAYTAVPVLLKSAGLNEEKGRKIYQILNTQQTMVGDLPVLRAFAGDKNDYVSPFVFFDEFGPIAVNPNETPLTVGAHPHAGIIPTSYFLSGNCRHRDSLNHDFHVNQGDFMMFTSGRGAIHREETGEMMFQHGGIYHGFQIWLNLPSKYKFIDPTTHVFSKDKMAEIEHKDYTAKIVMGELFGAKSQVETLFPVFYYHIKLKPNTKLSIPTDPTHNAFIYVINGSLEAEGRKEIKANQVVLYERGESMVNIFSAGETEILMLGGRPHNEEVYAYGPFVMNTEDEIRRCIADYNAGKMGDPDIIDAAGRNRL from the coding sequence ATGAAACGCAGACAATTTATAAAAGGCTCTGCAATAGTAGGTGCTTATACTGCGGTACCGGTATTATTAAAATCAGCCGGGTTGAATGAGGAAAAAGGCAGAAAGATCTATCAGATTCTCAATACACAACAAACAATGGTGGGAGATTTGCCGGTATTACGTGCTTTTGCCGGAGATAAAAACGATTATGTTTCCCCATTTGTATTCTTCGATGAATTTGGCCCTATTGCTGTAAATCCTAATGAAACACCTTTAACCGTTGGAGCTCATCCTCATGCAGGTATCATCCCTACATCATATTTTTTGTCGGGAAACTGTCGTCATCGCGATAGTTTGAATCATGATTTTCATGTTAATCAGGGAGATTTCATGATGTTTACATCCGGAAGAGGAGCAATTCACAGAGAAGAAACGGGGGAAATGATGTTTCAGCATGGCGGAATTTATCACGGTTTTCAGATATGGCTCAACCTTCCTTCAAAATACAAGTTCATTGATCCTACAACCCATGTATTCAGCAAGGATAAAATGGCAGAGATCGAGCATAAGGATTATACTGCAAAAATTGTAATGGGTGAACTTTTCGGGGCTAAATCACAAGTTGAAACTCTGTTTCCGGTTTTTTACTATCATATTAAATTGAAACCAAATACGAAATTAAGCATTCCCACCGATCCCACACACAACGCTTTTATTTATGTAATCAACGGAAGCCTTGAGGCGGAAGGAAGAAAAGAAATTAAAGCCAATCAGGTAGTACTTTATGAAAGAGGAGAAAGTATGGTAAATATTTTCAGTGCCGGGGAAACGGAAATATTAATGCTTGGCGGAAGGCCTCATAACGAAGAGGTATACGCTTACGGGCCATTTGTAATGAACACTGAAGATGAAATCAGAAGATGTATCGCGGATTACAACGCCGGGAAAATGGGTGATCCTGATATTATTGACGCTGCAGGAAGAAACAGATTGTAG
- a CDS encoding chloride channel protein, which produces MLKFLTLIRRSLKKSFDNIRNEQLKHNLLQAIPFWIGSVITGFAAVMYAKIFAWGENLLHFIMNWHAWMIFIVAPVCFVVSWWLVKEFAPNAKGSGIPQVMAAVELANPREHKKIRSLLSLKIIIFKIISSVILVIGGGAIGREGPTIQIAGSVFRKVNEYLPEWWPKISKKNMIMTGAAAGLAAAFNTPLGGIVFAVEELSKTHINYFKTALFTAVIIAGLTAQTLAGSYLYLGYPKTNDVSLMVMFPIILVAGIAGILASQLSVIMLKMSDWKKRKLKTDKANIIFLVICALVIASIAYFINREILGSGKEIMERVLFTNNKHEDWYVPILRMLGPALSFTSGGAGGIFAPALTAGASIGSVISGFIHLTPNETNVVVLGGMVAFLTGITRAPFTSAIIVLEMTDRHSLIFHLMLAGMVSSIVSILVSRHSLYDVIKANFLTEIRSEK; this is translated from the coding sequence ATGTTGAAATTTTTAACCCTCATTCGAAGAAGTCTTAAAAAATCTTTTGACAATATCCGTAATGAACAACTGAAACACAATCTGCTTCAGGCCATTCCGTTTTGGATTGGTTCTGTGATTACTGGGTTTGCAGCGGTGATGTATGCAAAGATATTTGCTTGGGGCGAAAATCTTTTGCATTTTATTATGAACTGGCATGCATGGATGATTTTTATTGTCGCCCCTGTTTGTTTTGTGGTTTCCTGGTGGCTCGTGAAAGAATTTGCACCCAATGCCAAAGGAAGCGGAATTCCGCAGGTAATGGCAGCCGTGGAACTGGCCAATCCGAGGGAACATAAAAAAATAAGAAGTCTCTTGAGCTTAAAAATTATTATTTTTAAAATAATTTCCTCTGTTATTCTGGTAATCGGCGGCGGTGCCATCGGTCGTGAAGGACCAACCATCCAGATTGCCGGGTCTGTTTTCCGCAAAGTAAATGAATACCTTCCGGAATGGTGGCCGAAAATTTCTAAGAAAAACATGATTATGACCGGAGCCGCAGCAGGTCTTGCAGCAGCTTTCAATACTCCTCTTGGCGGAATTGTATTTGCCGTTGAAGAATTGTCAAAAACCCATATTAACTACTTTAAAACTGCTTTATTTACGGCTGTTATCATTGCGGGGCTTACAGCTCAGACTCTGGCAGGTTCGTACTTGTATCTGGGCTATCCGAAAACCAATGATGTTTCATTAATGGTGATGTTTCCTATTATTTTAGTTGCAGGAATTGCAGGAATTTTGGCAAGCCAGCTTTCCGTAATCATGCTGAAAATGAGTGATTGGAAAAAAAGAAAATTAAAAACCGATAAAGCCAATATTATATTCCTGGTTATCTGCGCGTTGGTTATTGCATCTATTGCTTATTTTATCAACAGGGAAATTCTAGGTTCGGGAAAAGAGATTATGGAGCGGGTGCTTTTCACGAATAACAAGCATGAAGACTGGTATGTTCCTATCTTAAGGATGCTCGGCCCTGCCCTTTCCTTCACATCTGGCGGTGCGGGAGGAATTTTTGCCCCAGCTCTGACTGCCGGAGCGAGCATCGGTTCTGTGATTTCAGGATTTATTCACTTGACTCCCAATGAAACAAATGTTGTGGTTCTCGGAGGTATGGTCGCTTTTTTAACAGGAATTACGCGTGCTCCGTTTACATCAGCTATTATCGTCCTGGAAATGACCGACAGACATTCTCTGATTTTCCACCTGATGCTGGCCGGAATGGTTTCGTCAATTGTTTCTATTCTTGTAAGCAGACATTCTTTGTATGATGTGATAAAAGCGAATTTCTTAACGGAAATAAGGAGTGAGAAATAG
- the rpsR gene encoding 30S ribosomal protein S18 — protein MAIDEMAKQASAGGESEVKFLTPLDINTKSEKKYCRFKKYGIKHVDYKDADFLLQFVNEQGKILPRRYTGTSLKYQRKVSAAIKRARHLALLPYVADLLK, from the coding sequence ATGGCAATAGACGAAATGGCTAAACAAGCCTCAGCAGGAGGAGAATCTGAAGTAAAATTCCTTACTCCGCTTGATATCAATACAAAATCTGAAAAGAAATATTGTAGATTCAAAAAATACGGAATTAAGCACGTTGATTATAAAGATGCTGATTTCTTATTACAATTTGTAAACGAACAAGGTAAAATCTTACCAAGAAGATACACTGGAACTTCTTTGAAATACCAAAGAAAAGTTTCTGCTGCTATCAAAAGAGCAAGACACCTTGCGTTACTACCTTACGTAGCTGACTTATTAAAGTAA
- the rplI gene encoding 50S ribosomal protein L9 — MEIILKKDVENLGLEFDTVNVKPGYARNFLIPQGIALLATPKNKATLEATLEARKEEEAKLIAAANAVVEQLKKTSITIPAKVGSGDKLFGSINNADLSAALEKAGVSVEKKYIKIPGNTIKRTGKVTANIRLHRNVEYNFEFDIVSDAPVEAPKPAAPKPVAKVEETPSEEA, encoded by the coding sequence ATGGAAATTATCCTAAAAAAAGACGTAGAAAACTTAGGACTTGAGTTTGATACAGTAAACGTAAAGCCAGGTTATGCTAGAAACTTCTTAATTCCTCAAGGAATTGCACTTTTAGCTACACCTAAAAACAAAGCTACTTTAGAAGCTACATTAGAAGCTAGAAAAGAAGAAGAAGCTAAATTAATCGCTGCTGCAAACGCTGTAGTTGAGCAATTGAAGAAAACTTCTATCACAATTCCTGCAAAAGTAGGTTCTGGTGATAAATTATTCGGATCTATCAACAATGCAGATCTTTCTGCTGCTCTAGAAAAAGCTGGAGTTTCTGTAGAGAAGAAATATATCAAAATCCCAGGAAACACTATCAAGAGAACTGGTAAAGTAACTGCAAACATCAGATTACACAGAAACGTTGAATACAACTTCGAATTCGATATCGTATCTGACGCTCCGGTAGAAGCTCCTAAACCAGCTGCTCCAAAACCAGTCGCTAAAGTAGAAGAAACTCCTTCTGAAGAAGCTTAA
- a CDS encoding PhoH family protein — protein sequence MFELTYDLEDVDVKIFYGVNNQYFNLIKSSFPTLKITGRDHFIFAMGNQEALDIFKQKLDDIVKFISTNNYIELKDVENILNLKDENEKQLVFDQDIIVKGVNGKIIKAKTTNLKKLVKETEKKDMVFAIGPAGTGKTYTSVALAAKALRDKEVKRIVLTRPAVEAGESLGFLPGDLKEKLDPYLQPLYDALRDMIPHDKLEGYMEKKVIEVAPLAFMRGRTLDDAFVILDEAQNTTHSQMKMFLTRMGMNAKFIITGDPSQVDLPPKQQSGLKEAMRILHGVKEIGFVHLTEEDVVRHPVVRKIILAYNDEEKRVRNE from the coding sequence ATGTTTGAATTGACATATGATTTGGAAGATGTAGATGTAAAAATCTTCTATGGTGTAAACAACCAATACTTTAATTTAATAAAATCCAGCTTTCCGACCCTGAAAATCACAGGAAGAGACCATTTTATCTTTGCGATGGGGAATCAGGAGGCTCTTGATATATTTAAGCAAAAGCTTGATGACATTGTAAAATTTATCTCGACAAATAATTATATCGAGCTTAAAGACGTTGAAAATATTCTAAACCTTAAAGACGAAAACGAAAAACAGCTTGTTTTTGACCAGGATATTATAGTAAAAGGAGTAAACGGTAAAATAATTAAAGCTAAAACCACCAATCTTAAAAAATTAGTAAAGGAAACTGAGAAAAAAGATATGGTTTTTGCGATCGGGCCTGCAGGAACGGGGAAAACATATACCAGTGTAGCCTTAGCTGCAAAAGCTCTGAGAGATAAGGAAGTGAAGAGAATCGTTCTTACAAGGCCGGCTGTGGAAGCAGGGGAGAGCTTAGGATTTTTACCGGGTGACCTTAAAGAAAAGCTTGATCCGTATTTGCAACCTTTATATGATGCGCTTCGGGATATGATTCCTCACGATAAGCTGGAAGGATATATGGAGAAGAAGGTGATTGAAGTAGCACCATTAGCTTTTATGAGAGGAAGAACACTGGATGATGCTTTTGTAATTCTGGATGAAGCACAGAATACAACACATTCCCAGATGAAAATGTTTTTAACAAGAATGGGTATGAATGCGAAATTTATTATCACAGGTGACCCAAGTCAGGTAGATTTGCCTCCAAAACAGCAATCTGGGTTGAAAGAAGCTATGAGAATTTTACATGGCGTAAAAGAGATCGGGTTTGTACATCTTACTGAGGAGGATGTTGTAAGGCATCCTGTGGTAAGGAAAATCATTCTCGCTTATAACGATGAGGAAAAGCGGGTTAGAAATGAATAA
- a CDS encoding SAM hydrolase/SAM-dependent halogenase family protein — translation MSIITLTSDFGNLDYRVAAVKGKILSLKPEVNIVDISHDIQAFNLIQTSYIARNSYKYFPKGTIHILSVDSFHHKSRKNILYKADGHYFLAADNGLLSLIFFDIKPEAIYEITLNNRFDDIVNFTSTDVFVPAAVHLANGGLPEVIGRKIKHAKELLFPKPVYNESEKMIIGEVTYIDNFGNIISNISKDFFETMGRGYENFTIKFRNLSLSKVFSSHTEVVSDWTRETEYHGQSAAIFNDSQLLELTIYKGSKKNGAKSLFGLNVGENIYIEFS, via the coding sequence ATGTCAATCATTACCCTTACTTCGGATTTCGGAAATTTAGACTACAGAGTTGCCGCTGTGAAAGGCAAAATCCTGTCTCTAAAGCCTGAGGTGAATATTGTTGACATTTCTCACGATATTCAGGCTTTCAACCTTATTCAGACTTCCTATATTGCCAGGAATTCTTATAAATATTTTCCAAAAGGTACCATCCATATCCTTTCTGTAGACAGTTTTCATCATAAATCGAGGAAAAATATCCTTTACAAAGCAGACGGACATTACTTTTTGGCAGCAGACAACGGGCTTTTAAGTTTAATTTTTTTTGATATTAAACCTGAAGCCATTTATGAAATTACTTTAAATAACAGGTTTGATGATATTGTTAATTTCACTTCAACGGATGTTTTTGTTCCTGCGGCGGTGCATTTGGCCAACGGCGGACTTCCGGAAGTGATCGGCAGAAAAATAAAACATGCCAAAGAACTTCTGTTCCCGAAACCTGTTTATAATGAATCAGAAAAAATGATCATTGGTGAGGTAACCTATATTGATAATTTCGGAAATATAATATCAAATATCAGCAAAGACTTTTTTGAAACCATGGGAAGAGGATACGAAAATTTCACCATCAAATTCAGGAATTTAAGTCTTTCGAAGGTATTTTCAAGTCATACGGAGGTGGTTTCAGACTGGACAAGAGAGACCGAATATCATGGGCAGTCTGCAGCAATTTTCAATGACAGTCAGCTTTTGGAATTAACGATCTATAAGGGAAGTAAAAAAAACGGTGCAAAATCTTTATTCGGATTGAATGTGGGAGAAAATATTTACATCGAATTTTCCTAG
- a CDS encoding 3'-5' exonuclease: MDFCALDFETATHERNSACELGVCIVQDSKIVETKTWLIKPPSFPYFNPFNVDVHGILPDHVKDSPTFDEIWYEVEEMMYGTLMIAHNAGFDAGVLRGCLNHYGMFTPKLNYMCSIQLAKKSWNYLPKYGLKHLAEYHQIKFNHHRAGDDAEVCAKISLLAFEKLFLTSNEEIADYMKLKIKKL, translated from the coding sequence ATGGATTTTTGTGCACTAGATTTCGAAACAGCAACACATGAGAGGAATTCTGCATGTGAACTTGGTGTTTGTATTGTACAGGATTCTAAAATTGTTGAAACTAAAACCTGGCTGATAAAACCGCCGAGCTTTCCTTATTTTAACCCGTTCAATGTAGACGTACACGGGATTTTACCGGACCATGTGAAGGATTCACCTACGTTTGACGAAATCTGGTATGAAGTTGAAGAAATGATGTACGGAACGTTGATGATTGCTCACAATGCCGGTTTTGATGCTGGAGTTTTGCGTGGCTGCCTGAATCATTATGGGATGTTTACTCCAAAGTTAAATTACATGTGCAGCATTCAATTAGCGAAAAAATCTTGGAATTATTTGCCTAAATACGGTTTAAAACATTTGGCAGAATACCATCAAATTAAATTTAATCATCACAGGGCGGGCGACGATGCAGAGGTTTGTGCAAAGATCTCTTTACTGGCATTTGAGAAACTATTTCTTACAAGTAATGAAGAAATTGCTGATTATATGAAACTGAAGATTAAAAAGCTTTAA
- the rpsF gene encoding 30S ribosomal protein S6, whose translation MNNYETVFILTPVLSDAQVEEAVKKFEDLIKEKNCEIVAKENWGLKKLAYPIQLKKNGFYTLIEFKGEGTVVADLELAFKRDERVIRYLTTKLDKHAVEYAVTRRTKVKTAKA comes from the coding sequence ATGAACAATTACGAAACTGTTTTCATTTTAACTCCCGTTCTATCTGACGCACAGGTGGAGGAAGCAGTGAAAAAATTTGAAGATCTTATCAAAGAAAAAAACTGCGAAATCGTTGCTAAAGAAAACTGGGGATTAAAAAAATTAGCTTATCCGATCCAATTGAAAAAGAACGGGTTCTATACTTTAATCGAATTTAAAGGTGAAGGTACTGTAGTTGCTGATCTAGAATTAGCATTCAAACGTGATGAAAGAGTAATCCGTTACCTTACTACAAAACTTGACAAACACGCTGTTGAGTATGCTGTAACTAGAAGAACTAAAGTAAAGACAGCTAAAGCTTAA
- a CDS encoding lysophospholipid acyltransferase family protein yields the protein MNFLIKILYLISKLPLKILYIFSDIIFFLNYYLVGYRKIVITKNLQNSFPEKPIEEIKEIRKKFYLNFSDYLVETIKSFSISETEARVRMQHINQDLFHEAKAEGKNIILLAGHVFNWEWINALAKLVPQKHCHPVYRKVNSDFWENQMKKVRNKFGNEALEANEVILNIFRKKNDGDSIYMFVADQTPHSSHITYGLEFLNQRTPVFIGYDKLATRMDLAFIYCEMKKVKRGFYQVNYHRIYPDGEKFVENEVVKKFHKLLENTLHKRPDNYLWSHRKWKYQDSIKNFDSEKI from the coding sequence ATGAATTTCCTGATCAAAATATTATATTTAATTTCTAAACTCCCACTGAAAATTTTATACATTTTTTCAGATATTATTTTCTTTTTAAACTATTATCTTGTTGGGTATAGAAAAATTGTCATTACCAAGAACTTGCAAAACTCGTTCCCTGAAAAGCCGATTGAAGAAATTAAGGAAATAAGGAAAAAGTTTTACCTCAATTTCTCCGATTATTTGGTGGAAACAATAAAATCCTTCAGCATCTCCGAAACGGAAGCAAGAGTGAGGATGCAGCATATTAACCAGGACCTTTTCCATGAGGCAAAAGCAGAAGGTAAAAACATCATCCTGTTGGCGGGCCACGTCTTCAATTGGGAATGGATAAATGCTTTAGCTAAGCTTGTTCCGCAAAAACATTGTCACCCTGTTTATAGAAAGGTAAACAGTGATTTTTGGGAAAACCAGATGAAAAAAGTCCGGAATAAATTCGGGAATGAGGCATTGGAAGCTAATGAAGTGATTCTTAATATTTTTAGAAAGAAAAATGATGGTGATTCCATCTATATGTTTGTTGCTGATCAAACGCCGCATTCTTCCCATATTACTTACGGATTAGAATTTCTGAATCAGAGGACTCCTGTTTTCATTGGATACGATAAATTAGCCACAAGAATGGACCTTGCATTCATTTATTGTGAAATGAAAAAGGTAAAACGTGGATTTTACCAAGTGAATTATCACAGAATTTATCCGGACGGAGAAAAATTTGTTGAGAATGAAGTAGTGAAAAAGTTCCATAAATTATTGGAAAACACCTTACACAAACGTCCTGACAATTATCTTTGGTCACACAGAAAATGGAAATATCAAGACTCTATTAAAAATTTTGATTCTGAAAAAATATAG
- a CDS encoding glycosyltransferase family 2 protein: MSKKLAVAILNWNGKNWLEKFLPDVVRFSENADVYVIDNLSTDDSIEFLQTHFPTIKIIKNNKNYGFAGGYNEGLKEIKNEYYCLLNSDVEVTENWIDPVLDLFEKDSSISAIQPKILSFNNKNYFEYAGAAGGLIDNLGYPYCRGRVFDDLEEDRGQYDDETEIFWASGCCFFIRSKDFWEQQGFDERFFAHQEEIDLCWRLINSGKKIFYTGKSKVYHVGGGTLNKQRAQKTYLNIRNNLSMMLKNLPFPKLIWLIFFRLCLDGIAGIYFGLKQGFPHLWAVVRAHFAFYGQVPGTWKLRQKFQKEKFYQSKWLIFKHFLGGKK; this comes from the coding sequence ATGTCAAAAAAACTAGCAGTCGCGATACTAAACTGGAACGGAAAAAACTGGCTGGAAAAGTTCCTTCCGGATGTAGTGAGGTTTTCTGAAAATGCAGATGTTTATGTTATTGACAACCTTTCCACAGACGATTCTATAGAGTTTTTACAGACTCATTTTCCAACTATAAAAATTATTAAAAACAATAAAAACTACGGTTTCGCGGGAGGTTATAATGAAGGGTTAAAAGAAATTAAAAACGAATATTACTGTCTTCTCAATTCCGATGTAGAAGTTACGGAAAACTGGATTGATCCTGTATTAGACTTATTTGAAAAAGATTCATCAATTTCTGCTATTCAGCCCAAAATTTTATCCTTTAATAATAAGAATTATTTTGAATATGCCGGAGCTGCAGGCGGCTTGATCGACAATCTTGGCTATCCATATTGCAGAGGTAGGGTTTTTGATGATCTGGAGGAAGACAGAGGCCAATATGATGATGAAACGGAGATTTTCTGGGCATCGGGATGTTGTTTCTTTATTCGCTCTAAAGATTTTTGGGAACAGCAGGGTTTTGATGAAAGATTTTTTGCGCATCAGGAGGAAATTGATCTTTGTTGGAGATTAATCAATTCCGGAAAGAAAATTTTTTATACCGGAAAATCTAAAGTTTACCATGTTGGAGGCGGAACTTTGAATAAGCAAAGAGCTCAAAAGACTTATTTAAATATCAGAAATAACCTTTCAATGATGTTGAAAAATTTACCATTTCCAAAGCTGATCTGGCTGATATTTTTCAGATTATGCCTGGATGGTATCGCGGGGATTTATTTTGGATTAAAACAGGGTTTCCCCCATTTGTGGGCTGTTGTAAGAGCACACTTTGCATTTTACGGACAGGTTCCTGGAACATGGAAGCTTCGACAGAAATTTCAGAAAGAAAAATTTTATCAATCAAAATGGTTAATCTTTAAACACTTTTTAGGAGGAAAAAAATAG
- a CDS encoding dihydrolipoamide acetyltransferase family protein: MAEYKLLLPSMGEGVMEATIITWLFNEGDNVKEDDSVVEIATDKVDSDVPTPVSGKIVKILKQKDEVAKVGEAIAILEIEGEGGNTASEDVKTETPAAAPDTDTLKTIEQPLQVAASTQEFSGDLYLSPLVKSIAQQENISESELKSIKGSGLEGRITKEDILAFVKNRGNQPAPQAAAPVQQAVSAPQPVATSAPVSTITLGAGDEIIPMDRMRKIIAENMVKAKHIAPHVTSFIETDVTNVVKWRNKNKAVFEKREGEKLTFMPIFVKAVVKAIQDFPMINVSINGDNIIKKKNINIGMATALPDGNLIVPVIKNADQLSLSGLAKAINDLAYRARNKKLRPEDTQGATYTISNVGSFGNLMGTPIIPQPQVAILAIGAIVKKPAVLETADGDVIAIRNLMFMSHSYDHRVVDGSLGGMMLKHVHDYLENWDLNTEI, encoded by the coding sequence ATGGCAGAATACAAATTATTGCTTCCTTCCATGGGAGAAGGTGTTATGGAAGCGACAATTATCACTTGGTTGTTCAACGAAGGCGATAATGTAAAGGAGGATGATTCCGTAGTAGAAATTGCAACAGATAAGGTAGATTCAGACGTTCCGACACCAGTTTCGGGGAAAATTGTGAAAATCTTAAAGCAAAAAGACGAAGTTGCAAAAGTAGGTGAAGCCATTGCTATTTTAGAAATTGAAGGTGAAGGCGGAAATACAGCTTCAGAAGACGTAAAAACTGAAACTCCGGCTGCAGCTCCAGATACCGATACATTAAAAACTATTGAACAGCCTTTGCAAGTAGCTGCTTCAACACAAGAATTCTCCGGAGATCTTTATTTGTCTCCGCTTGTAAAATCAATTGCACAACAGGAAAATATTTCTGAATCTGAACTTAAATCTATCAAAGGAAGCGGTTTGGAAGGAAGAATTACCAAAGAAGATATTTTAGCTTTCGTTAAAAACAGAGGAAACCAACCGGCTCCACAAGCTGCTGCTCCGGTACAACAGGCAGTTTCTGCTCCACAACCGGTGGCCACTTCAGCTCCGGTTTCTACCATCACTCTGGGAGCAGGTGACGAAATCATTCCGATGGACAGAATGAGAAAAATCATCGCTGAAAACATGGTGAAGGCTAAGCACATTGCTCCACACGTTACTTCTTTCATTGAAACTGACGTGACAAACGTGGTAAAATGGAGAAATAAAAACAAAGCCGTTTTTGAAAAACGTGAAGGCGAAAAACTGACTTTCATGCCGATTTTCGTGAAAGCTGTGGTAAAAGCGATTCAGGATTTCCCAATGATCAACGTTTCTATCAACGGTGATAATATCATTAAAAAGAAAAATATCAATATCGGTATGGCAACGGCTCTACCGGACGGAAACCTTATCGTTCCTGTAATCAAAAATGCTGATCAATTGTCACTTTCAGGATTGGCAAAAGCGATCAACGATCTGGCCTACAGAGCAAGAAACAAAAAATTAAGACCGGAAGACACTCAGGGTGCAACATACACGATTTCTAACGTCGGAAGCTTCGGAAACCTTATGGGAACACCGATTATTCCTCAACCTCAGGTTGCTATCTTAGCCATTGGAGCTATTGTGAAAAAACCTGCAGTTCTTGAAACGGCAGACGGTGATGTAATTGCTATCAGAAACTTAATGTTCATGTCTCACTCTTATGATCACAGGGTTGTAGACGGTTCTTTGGGTGGAATGATGCTGAAGCATGTTCACGATTACCTGGAAAACTGGGATCTGAACACCGAAATCTAA
- a CDS encoding porin family protein, giving the protein MKKILLLAAVAVMGMSVTAQEFRFGPKAGFAMSTIKVDDKQDDLYKREMDPKYTFYIGGMAEYKISDKFGLQGEVLYSPLGAKERIEESEGDVYFGEQTKVTFGTLLVPVSAKYFISEGFSVAAGVNFGIILTAKQKTVIGTNLPVDIEIEGGEGEQDIKDDIKSLNLAPFVGVEYMLENGLFFDARYNLGVSNLSNDGSGGKITNSFAQIGVGFKFGGN; this is encoded by the coding sequence ATGAAGAAAATTTTACTTCTGGCAGCTGTAGCTGTAATGGGAATGAGTGTTACCGCTCAGGAATTTAGATTTGGACCTAAAGCTGGTTTTGCAATGTCAACTATTAAAGTTGATGATAAGCAGGATGATCTATATAAAAGAGAAATGGATCCTAAATATACTTTCTATATCGGAGGTATGGCGGAATACAAAATTAGTGACAAGTTCGGTTTACAGGGTGAGGTTTTGTATTCCCCACTTGGAGCGAAGGAAAGAATTGAAGAAAGCGAAGGTGATGTTTATTTTGGTGAACAGACAAAAGTGACGTTTGGAACTTTATTGGTTCCTGTTTCTGCAAAATATTTTATCAGTGAAGGATTTTCTGTTGCTGCGGGTGTGAATTTCGGAATTATTCTTACAGCTAAACAAAAAACTGTAATTGGAACTAATCTTCCTGTTGACATAGAAATTGAAGGTGGTGAAGGAGAGCAAGATATCAAAGATGATATTAAATCTTTAAACCTAGCTCCATTTGTAGGAGTAGAATATATGCTTGAAAATGGACTTTTCTTTGATGCAAGATATAATTTAGGGGTATCAAACCTTTCCAATGACGGAAGTGGAGGGAAAATAACGAACAGCTTCGCACAAATCGGTGTAGGATTCAAGTTCGGTGGTAACTAA
- a CDS encoding thioredoxin family protein, whose translation MKKLMLTAFLGLSICAFSQELKDKPASRETDKALLVKTDHAELDAKKKAAEEKAKLPKPYNPKADAEKDIQNLIAKAKKEKKNIMIQAGGNWCIWCLRFNQFVQTTPELKGMVDKNYEYYHLNFSPDNKNEKIFAKYGNPGDKFGYPVFIILDSNGKMIHVQNSEVLEEGKGYSLEKTKEFFKQWAPKS comes from the coding sequence ATGAAAAAATTAATGTTAACAGCATTTTTGGGATTAAGTATTTGTGCTTTTTCTCAGGAATTGAAAGATAAACCTGCTTCAAGGGAAACTGATAAGGCATTGTTGGTAAAAACAGACCATGCAGAGCTTGATGCAAAGAAAAAAGCAGCTGAAGAAAAAGCGAAGTTGCCTAAACCATATAATCCGAAAGCAGATGCGGAAAAGGATATTCAAAATCTGATTGCAAAAGCTAAAAAGGAAAAGAAAAATATTATGATTCAGGCGGGTGGGAACTGGTGTATCTGGTGTTTGAGGTTCAACCAGTTTGTACAAACGACACCTGAGCTGAAAGGAATGGTTGATAAAAACTACGAATATTATCATTTGAATTTTTCTCCTGATAATAAAAATGAAAAGATTTTTGCAAAATATGGAAATCCGGGTGACAAATTTGGATATCCTGTTTTTATAATTTTGGACAGCAATGGTAAGATGATTCACGTTCAGAACAGTGAAGTTTTAGAGGAAGGGAAAGGATACAGCTTGGAAAAAACGAAGGAGTTTTTTAAGCAATGGGCTCCAAAGTCTTAA